From Deinococcus yavapaiensis KR-236:
ACGTCTACGACATCCTGCGTCACGACCGTCTCGTGATCGACGCCTTGGTGCTGACGCCCGCGAGCGCGCCCGAAGGGAGCGAGCAGTGAGCTTCTACGACATCATCAAGCAACCCGTGATCTCCGAAAAGGCGTACGCGGGCATGGAGCGCGGCGTGTACTCGTTCTGGGTCGATCCCAAGGCGAACAAGACGCAGATCAAGAACGCCGTTCAGCAAGCCTTCGGTGTGCGCGTCGTGAAGGTCAACACCATGAACGTCGAGGGGAAGCAGAAGCGCGTCGGCAAGTTCCAAGGCTACCGCGCGGACCGCAAGAAGGCCATCGTTCAGCTTGCCGAAGGCCAGAAAATCGAAGCCCTCGAGGGTCTGGTCTAAGGAGAACTGAATCATGGCGATCAAGAAGTACCGTCCCTACACGCCCTCGCGGCGTTTCATGACGACGGCCGACTTTTCGGGCCTCACCAAGAAGCGCCCCGAGAAGAGCCTCACGGAAGCGAAGCCCAAGTCGGGCGGTCGTAACAACCGCGGCCGCATCACCTCCCGCTTCATCGGTGGTGGCCACAAGCAGCTGTACCGCATCATCGACTTCAAGCGTCGCGACAAGGCGGGCGTGCCCGCGAAGGTCGCCTCAATCGAGTACGACCCGAACCGCAGCGCGCGTATTGCCTTGCTGCACTACCTCGACGGCGAGAAGCGCTACGTCCTCGCGCCGGAAGGTCTCGCGGTCGGTGCGCGCGTGGTGAGCGGTCCGGAAGCCGTGCCCACGGTTGGCAATGCGTTGCCCTTGCGCTTCATTCCGGTCGGTACGGTCGTGCACGCGGTCGAACTCGTTCCCGGTAAGGGTGCGCAAATCGCTCGAAGCGCGGGCACCAGCATCCAGCTGCAAGGTAAGGAAGGCGACTACGTCGTCTTGCGCCTTCCCAGCGGCGAGCTGCGCCGCGTGCACACCGAGTGCTACGCGACGGTCGGTGCCGTCGGCAACGCCGAGCACAAGAACGTCATCTACGGCAAGGCCGGCCGTAGCCGCTGGCTCGGTCGCAAGCCCCACCAGCGCGGTAGCGCCATGAACCCCGTCGATCACCCGCACGGTGGTGGTGAAGGTCGCACGGGCGTCGGTCGTCCCCCGGTCAGCCCTTGGGGTCAGCAAGCCAAGGGACTCAAGACCCGCAAGAAGCGCAAGATCTCGGATCGTTTCATCATCGCGCGCCGCGGCGGGAAGTAAGGAGAGTAGCGAATGCCTCGTAGCCTCAAGAAAGGGCCGTTCGTGGACGAGCACCTCCTGCGCAAGGTGGACGTCCTCAACGACCGCAACGACAAGCGTGTCATCAAGACGTGGAGCCGTCGCAGCACCATCGTGCCCGAAATGATCGGTCACACGATCGCCGTGTACAACGGCAAGCAGCACGTGCCCGTCTTCGTGAACGAGCAGATGATCGGCCACAAGCTCGGCGAGTTCAGCCCGACCCGCTCTTACCGCGGTCACGGCGCTGACAAGAACGCCAAGGGGAGCAAGAAGAAGTAATGCAGGCCAAAGCGATTGCCAAGTACATCCGCATCGCGCCGCGCAAGGTTCGCCTTGTCGTCGACGTGATTCGCGGCAAGAACGTGCGCGACGCCGAAGATCTGTTGCGCTTCGTCCCCCGCGGCGCTTCGGAGCCGGTCGCCAAGGTGCTCAAGAGCGCCAAGGCGAACGCCGTCAACAACCACGACATGATCGAAGACCGCCTTTACGTCGCGCAGGCGTTCGTTGACGCGGGCCCGACCCTCAAGCGTATCCTTCCGCGTGCCCGTGGCCGTGGCGACATCCTCAAGAAGCGCAGCAGCCACATCACGATCATCCTGGAGGAGCGCAATGGGTAACAAGATCAACCCGAACGGGTTCCGCCTCGGCATTACCAAAGGCTGGAACAGCCGTTGGTACGCCAGCAAGAAGAACTACAGCCAGCTGCTGCTCGAAGACGAGAAGATTCGCAACCTCGTCGAGAAGCAGCTCAAGGCGGCGGGCGTCGCGCGCATCGAGATCGAGCGTGCGGGTCAGCAAGTCAACGTGATCATCAGCGCGGCGAAGCCCGGCATCGTGATCGGCAAGGGCGGCGAGAGCATCAAGCGTCTGCGCCAAGACATCGAGCGTCTCGTGTCGGCTGGTACGGTCGCCGTGAACGTCGCCGAGATTCCCAACCCCAACACCTCCGCGCCCCTCGTGGCCCTGCGCATCGCCGAGCAGATCGAACGCCGCTTCGCGTTCCGCCGTGCAATGAAGCAAGCGGCTCAGCGCGTGATGGAGTCGGGCGCTCGCGGCGTCAAGGTCGTGCTCTCGGGTCGCCTTGGTGGCGCCGAGCAAGCCCGGACCGAGAAGGTTCTCGAAGGCCGTGTGCCCCTGCACACCTTGCGCGCGGACATCGACTACGGCACGGCCCTCGCGCGCACGACGTACGGCGTCCTCGGCGTGAAGGTGCTCGTGTTCAACGGCGAAGTTATCGGTGGCAAGACCGAGAGCGCCGCGCGTCCGCAACGTCAGGATCGTCCGCGTCGCGACAACGAGGGTGACCGCTCCAACCGCCGCCGCCCGCAAGCGCGTCGTCGTCCAGGAGGCGAGTGATGCTTCTTCCCAAGCGTACCAAGTTCCGTAAGCAGTTCCGCGGTCGTATGACCGGCGCGGCGAAGGGCGGCGACTACGTCGCGTTCGGCGACTTCGGCCTCATCGCCGAAGAGCCCGCCTGGATTCGTAGCAACCAAATCGAGGCGTGCCGTATTGTCATGAGCCGCCACTTCCGCCGTGGCGGTAAGATCTACATCCGCATTTTTCCCGATAAGCCTGTCACCAAAAAGCCTGCCGAAACCCGAATGGGTAAGGGCAAGGGTGCGGTAGAATATTGGGTCGCGGTTGTGAAGCCGGGACGCGTCATGTTCGAAGTGTCGGGCGTGACGGAAGAGCAGGCGAAGGAAGCCTTCCGCCTGGCGGGCCACAAGCTCCCCATCAAGACGAAGATGGTCAAGCGTGAGGTTTACGATGAAGCTCAGTGAAATGCGAGAGCTTTCGGGCGCGGACTTCGATCGTGAAGTGCAGGCGCGCAAGAAGCAACTCATGGAGCTGCGCTTTCAAGGTGCGATCGGGCAACTCGCCCAGCCGCACCAAGTGAAGCTCCTCAAGCGCGAGATCGCGCAGCTTCTGACGGTCAAGGCCGAAATGGAGCGTCAGGGGTCGGTGAAGTAAATGGCGAAGAAGACGCTGGTCGGGGTTGTGGTAAGCGATAAGGCGGAAAAGACGGTGTCCGTCAAAGTCGAACGCCGTTTCATGCACCCCCTGTACGGCAAGGTCGTGACGCGTACCAAGAAGTACGCGGCGCATGACGAAAGCAACGAGTTCCGCATCGGGGATCGCGTCGAGATCCTCTCGGTGCGTCCTGTCAGCAAGACCAAGGCATGGAAGGTCACGCGCCTCATCGAGCGCGCTCGTGGCGTCGAAGGCGGTCTCGCAGAAGTCGCCGGAGGTGAAGCATGATCATGCCTCAATCGCGCCTCGACGTCGCCGATAACAGCGGTGCACGCGAGCTGATGTGTATCCGCGTGCTCAACAGCGGCATCGGCGGCAAGGGCCTCACGAAGGGCGGGGGCGGTAACAAGCGCTACGCCCACGTTGGCGACATCATCGTCGCCTCGGTCAAGGACGCGGCACCTCGTGGTGCCGTGAAGGCAGGCGACGTCGTCAAGGCGGTTGTCGTGCGCACGACGAAGGACATCAAGCGTGCCGATGGCAGCACCATCCGCTTCGACAAGAACGCCGCCGTCATCATCAACAACCAAGGCGAGCCGCGTGGTACGCGCGTCTTCGGTCCGGTCGCTCGCGAACTTCGCGATCGCCGCTTCATGAAGATCGTCTCGCTCGCGCCGGAGGTGCTGTAATGCCGAGTGCGCAGCAAGAAAAAGCGGTGAAGTTGCACGTCAAGAAGGGCGACACCGTCATGGTGATCAGCGGCAAGCACAAGGGGAAGAGCGGTAAGATCCTCCTCGCGCTGCCCGCCGAGCAAAAGGTCGTCGTCGAAGGCGTGAACATCATCAAGAAGCACGTCAAGCCGAGCGCGTCGAACCCTCAAGGGGGCATCGAGGAGCGCGAGGCCGCGCTGCACGCCAGCAAGGTGCAACTTGTCGACCCGGAAACGGGCAAGCCGACGCGGACCCGCAAGCAGATCGTGGACGGCAAGAAAGTTCGTGTGGCCGTCAAGAGCGGCAAAGTCATCGACTGAGGCTGCTTAGCCCGGTCGACGGGGCGACCAAGACCGCCCACACTCGAGGAGCATCATGACTCTCAAGGACAAGTACAACAACGAAGTGCGCCAACAATTGCTGCAGCAGTTCGGCTACAGCAGCGTCATGGCCGTGCCGCGCATCGAGAAGGTCGTTATCAACCAAGGTCTCGGCAGCTCGAAGGAAGACAGCAAGGCGATCGACAAGGCGAGCCGCGAGCTTGGGCTCATCAGCTTGCAAAAGCCGATCGTGACGAAAGCGAAGAAGAGCATCTCGAACTTCAAGCTTCGCCAAGGCATGCCCATCGGCGTGAAGGTGACGCTGCGCCGCGAGCGCATGTACGCCTTCATCGACAAGCTGATCAACGTGGGTCTGCCGCGTATTCGCGACTTCCGCGGCATCAATCCGAACGCGTTCGACGGCCGTGGCAACTACAACCTGGGCATTCGTGAACAGCTGATCTTCCCCGAGATCACCTATGATATGGTGGATGCCGTTCGCGGTTTCGACATCACGATTGTCACGACGGCGAAGACGGACGAGGAAGCGCGCGCGCTCCTGACTGCGATGGGTTTCCCGTTTAGGAAGTAAGGACGTCGCCGCACTGGCTTCAGTGCGGTGCGTGAAAGAAGGAGCCGTATGGCGAAGAAGAGTAAAATTGCGAAGCAAAAGCAACGCGAGAAATTGGTGGAGAAGTACGCCACGAAGCGCGCCGCGCTCAAGGCAGCGGGCGACTACGCCGGTCTCGCCGAGCTTCCGCGTGACGCCAGCCCCACCCGCTTGCGCAACCGCTGCGAGCTGACGGGTCGTCCCCGTGGCTACTACCGTTTTTTCGGTGTGAGCCGCATCGTACTGCGCGAAAAAGCGCACAAGGGCGAGTTGCCCGGCGTGCGCAAAGCCTCCTGGTAAGCCGACCGGATACGAACTGCCAGCTTTGGCGGTGATCGTCCGGTTTCCGGAAACTCCTAACAAGAGAATCCAAAGCAGTTCTTTGGGGAAACCGTCGAGGTTTCCCCTCCAGCCAGGACGATAGGGTCCTGTGCGGAGGAAGCCATGTTAAGCGATCCTATTGCCGATATGCTGACGCGCATTCGCAACGCGACGCGCGTCTACAAGGACAGCGTGGACGTGCCCGCCTCCAAGTTCAAGGAGGAGCTCGCCAAGCTGCTCGTGCGCGAAGGGTATCTCGCGTCCGTCGAGCGTGTGCGCGATGAAGGCAGCAAGTTCGACGTTCTGCGCCTCGGGCTCAAGTATGGAGCCAAGCGCGAGCAAGTCATCAAGCACGTCGAGCGCATCTCGCGCCCGGGTCGTCGCGCGTACGTCGCGCACGACAGCTTGCCCCGCATTCACAAAGGCCTTGGTCTTGCGGTCGTTTCGACGAGCAAGGGCCTGATGGCGGACCACGACGCACGCAAAGCGGGCATCGGCGGCGAAGTCATCTGCGTGCTCTGGTAAGGAGGCACCATGTCCCGCATTGGTAGACAACCGATCGCCGTGCCGAGCAACGTGACGGCGACGATCGAGAATGGACTGTTCCGCGTGAAGGGCCCGAAGGGTGAACTGCAAGTTCCCTTCAACCCCTCGCTCGAAATCAAGCAGGAAGGCGACACGCTCGTCGTGAACCGCCCTTCCGACCGCCCCGAACACCGCGCTTTGCACGGCCTGACGCGTACCCTCGTCGCCAACGCCGTCAAAGGCGTGTCGGACGGCTTCACCATCAACTTGGAGCTCAAGGGCGTCGGTTACCGCGCCCGCCTGCAAGGCAAAGCGCTCGAGTTGACCATCGGCTACAGCCACCCGGTCGTCATGGAGCCGCCCGCCGGAGTGACCTTCGCCGTTCCCGAACCGACGCGCATCGACGTCATCGGCATCGACAAGCAACTCGTCGGTCAAGTGGCGGCCAACGTTCGTGAAGTTCGTAAGCCCGACGCTTACCACGGCAAGGGCGTGCGTTTCGTCGGGGAGAAGATCGCGCTCAAGGCTGGCAAGTCGGGCGCGACCGGCGGGAAAGGGAAGAAGTAATGTCCACGCAGCGCCGTAAGTTGAGCAACCGCAGCAAGGTGCTGCGTGCGGCCAAAGGTCGCCCGCGCCTCAGCGTGTTCCGCTCCAACCAGCATATCTACGCGCAAGTCATCGACGACACCACCGGCACCACGCTCGCCGCGGTCGCCAGCAAGCCGCTCAAGGCAGGCACGAAAACGGACACGGCTGCGGCCGTCGGTCGCGCGATTGCCGAAGCCGCCCGCGCGAAGGGTGTCACGCAAGTTGTGTTCGATCGTGGTTCCTACAAGTACCACGGTCGCGTGAAGGCGCTCGCGGAAGCGGCGCGGGAGGGTGGCCTTGACTTCTAACCGTCGTATCGAGCGCGAGAGCGAGTTCGAAGAGAAGATGATCTCGATCAACCGCACTGCGAAGACCTACCAAGGTGGGCGTCGCTTCCGCTTCGCGGCCCTCGTCGTCATCGGGGACCGCAATGGCCGCGTTGGCATGGGGATCGGCAAGTCGAAGGAAGTTCCCGTCGCGATCGAGAAGGCCAAGGCGGTCGCGCGCAAGAACCTCATCACGGTTCCCGTGGAAAACGGCACGATTCCCCACGACATCGTCGGTGAGAGCACCAAGAGCCGCGTGCTTTTGAAGCCCGCCGGCCCTGGTACGGGTGTCATCGCGGGCACGGTACCGCGCTCCATCGCGGAACTTGCCGGTATCACGAACCTGCTGTCCAAAGAGCTCGGCAGCCGTAACCAAATCAACGTTGCGTACGCGGTGTTCGACGGCCTGAAGAACCTCCGGACGGCGAAGCAGGTGCAGTCGCTCAAGGAAGGTGGTCAGTCGTGAAGATCACGCTCAAGCGTAGCCTGATCGGTCGTCCCAAAGACCAAATTATGACGGTGCAGTCGCTGGGCCTCAAGCGCATCGGTGATTCCCGTGAAGTGCCCAATAACCCTGCTGTGCAGGGAATGGTGGAGAAGGTCAAGCACCTCCTGGAGGTCTCGCAGTGAAACTCAACGATCTCAAGCCAACGCCCGGTTCGCGTCGCGACCGCAAGCGCGTCGGTCGTGGTCCCGGCGGGACGGACAAGACGGCCGGGCGCGGCCACAAAGGGCAGAAGGCCCGCAGTGGCGCTGGTAAGGGCCAGTTCTTCGAGGGTGGTCGCTCGACCTTGATTTCGCGCCTTCCGAAGCGTGGCTTTAGCCGCGTGGGCGTCGTGTTCGAACTTGTCAACCTGAGCTCTCTCGATCGCTTCGAAGCGAACGCCGTCGTGGACCGCGCAGCGCTCGAAGCCGCGGGTCTCGTTCGCAAGGGCAACCGCCCGGTGAAGCTGCTGGCGCGCGGTGAAGTCACGTACGCTTTGACGTTGCACGTGGATGCGGCGTCGGCCAAGGCCGTGCAAGCGGTCGAGGCGGCGGGCGGACACGTCGTCCTGCCTCAGCAGGCGGCGGAGCAAGAAGGCTGATGTATTTTCAGACCGCGATGTCGCGGGCCGAGCGGCGCCTTGCCGCTTCGGCTCGTTTTCGCAATGTGAGGGCAGCCGATGCTAAGAGCGTTTCGTGACGCGCTTCGCGTGCCAGAGCTGCAGCGCAAGATTCTTTTCACGCTGCTGCTGCTCATGGTGTTCCGTTTAGGAAGCGCCATTCCAACGCCAGGCATCAACTCGGCAGCTTTGCAGGACGGTAACAATGCCGTCCTCGGTCTGCTCAGCGTGATTTCTGGCGGCAACCTGCAGCAATTCTCGATCTTCGCCCTGGGCGTGCTGCCGTACATCACGGCCAGTATCGTCATCCAGCTTCTCACGACGACCGTCCCGGCGCTCGAGAAGCTGCAAAAGGAAGGCGAGGAAGGGCGGCGACGGATCAACCAGTACACGCGGTACTCCGCGGTTGTGTTGGGAGCCGTACAAGCCTTGATTTTTTCGGTTTACATCATCAACAGCAATCCCCAGGCGTTGTCACCCGGCTGGGGTCCGACGTTCGATACCGTGCTGATCATGGTGCTCACGCAGGTCGCAGGGATCGCGTTCACGATGTGGCTGGGCGAGCGCATCACCGAAATCGGGCTTGGCAACGGCATCAGCCTCATCATCTTCGCGGGCATCGTAAGTCGGTACCCGATCGAAATCAGCTCAACCGCCGAACTTCTTCGCACGGGTGCCGTATCGGCGCTCGCGATCGTCGCCTTCGTGGCGATCTTGCTGATCGTCATCGGCGGCATCGTATTCGTTTACCAAGGTGAACGGCGTGTTCCCGTGCAGTACGCACGCAAGCAGGTGGGCGGCAAGACGTACGGCGGACAGCAGACGTATCTGCCAATCAAAGTGAATCAAGCAGGCGTGATTCCCGTGATCTTCGCGTCGGCCATCTTCACGCTCCCTCAATTGCTGTCGAGCACGTTGCAGCAGCGGGCTCCCGATGTCGCGGCGTTCATCACGCGTTACTTGACGCTTGGATCGCCTACGGGGATCTTGCTCGAAGTGCTGCTGATTTTCGGCTTCACGTACCTGTACAACTCGATTCAATTTGACGGACGTCGTGTGGCCGAGAACTTGCGTGAATCGGGGGGGTTCATTCCAGGTGTTCGACCTGGCGCGCCAACGGCTCAGCACCTCAGCTTCATCTCGTCACGCATTTCACTGTGGGGAGCTTTGTTCCTCGCGCTGCTCACAATCATGCCGCAAGTCGTGCGGTCGGTCACCGGCATCCAGAGCTTCCAGTTCACGGGGACGGGATTACTGATCGTCGTTGGTGTCGCGCTCGACACGTTGAAGCAGCTGGAGGCGCAGCTGACGGTGCGCCGTTATGACGGTTTCATCTCGAAGGGACGTCTTCGGGGGCGTTTGTGACGTTGCGTCCATCTCAAAATGCCGTCGTAATCTTCCTGGGGCCTCCGGGCGCCGGGAAGGGAACGCAGGCCGAGCGACTCTCTGAGGAGTTCGGCCTCGTGAAGATCAGCACGGGCGACATCCTACGCGACCACATCGCACGTGGGACGGAACTCGGCTTGCGCGTCAAAGACATCATGGACCGCGGGCAACTGGTGCCCGACGAGATTCTGACGGCCTTGATTCGTGAGAAACTTGCGAGCATGGATCGGGTCCGTGTGATTTTCGATGGCTTTCCTCGGAACGTCGCGCAGGCGCGTTCGCTGGACGTGCTGCTGGAGGAGTTGGGAGCCCCGATCGTCGGGGTTCCCTTGCTCGAGGTGCCCGACGAGGAGCTCATTCGACGAATTGTCGAGCGTGGCCGGCTCTCGGGTCGCTCAGACGATACGGAAGAAGTGGCGCGCCAACGGCAACTTGTGTACCGTGAGCAAACTCAGCCGCTGATTGACTACTATGGACCGCGCGTCAAAGTCATCAACGGATTGGGATCGCTGGATGACGTGTACGGTCAAATCACCCGCGCTCTTGCCTGATGGCGCTGCGAGTGATACCATGACGTTTGGCTTTTTCTAGCCAGGAGGCCGAGTGGCGAAACGAAACGTTCGGGAACAGCGCGAAGGAAAACAGCGCAAAGAATCAGACACAGTTCGGGCTGAGGGCGTCGTGACGGAGGCTCTGCCCAACACGACCTTCAAAGTTCAGCTCGACGGGGGTCACGATATTCTGGCGTACATCTCCGGCAAGATGCGCATCCACTACATCCGTATCCTTCCCGGGGACCGCGTTGTACTCGAAATCTCGCCTTACGATACATCGCGCGGTCGGATCGTCTACCGGAAGTAATCCGGTCGTGCGAAATCTGGTTCCTGCCGAAGGCCTGATCAAGATAGAAGCTTTCGAGTCGTTGGACTCGTAGCGATAGATTCCCTTCACCGGGGGTCGAGCGCTGCCAAAATGCCGTGAGGCGCGGCGGCGCGAGGAGGAAGTAATGAAAGTCCGTTCGAGTGTCAAGAAGATCTGCGACAAGTGCAAGATCGTTCGCCGCCACGGTCGCGTTCTCGTCATCTGCGAGAACGTGAAGCACAAGCAGCGTCAGGGGTAAGGTATGGCTCGTATTGCTGGTGTTGACCTGCCCCGTGAAAAGCGCGTCGAAGTCGCGCTGACGTACATTTATGGAATCGGCCCCACGCGCGCGAAGGAAATTTTGTCGCGCACGGGCGTGAATGCCGATACCCGAGTCAAGAACCTGACCGAAACCGAACAGGCGACACTTCGCGACGCCGTCGAGCGCACGTACAAGGTCGAAGGTGACCTGCGCAGCGAAATCGGCCAGAACATCAAGCGTTTGATGGA
This genomic window contains:
- a CDS encoding 50S ribosomal protein L23, encoding MSFYDIIKQPVISEKAYAGMERGVYSFWVDPKANKTQIKNAVQQAFGVRVVKVNTMNVEGKQKRVGKFQGYRADRKKAIVQLAEGQKIEALEGLV
- the rplB gene encoding 50S ribosomal protein L2; translated protein: MAIKKYRPYTPSRRFMTTADFSGLTKKRPEKSLTEAKPKSGGRNNRGRITSRFIGGGHKQLYRIIDFKRRDKAGVPAKVASIEYDPNRSARIALLHYLDGEKRYVLAPEGLAVGARVVSGPEAVPTVGNALPLRFIPVGTVVHAVELVPGKGAQIARSAGTSIQLQGKEGDYVVLRLPSGELRRVHTECYATVGAVGNAEHKNVIYGKAGRSRWLGRKPHQRGSAMNPVDHPHGGGEGRTGVGRPPVSPWGQQAKGLKTRKKRKISDRFIIARRGGK
- the rpsS gene encoding 30S ribosomal protein S19 → MPRSLKKGPFVDEHLLRKVDVLNDRNDKRVIKTWSRRSTIVPEMIGHTIAVYNGKQHVPVFVNEQMIGHKLGEFSPTRSYRGHGADKNAKGSKKK
- the rplV gene encoding 50S ribosomal protein L22 — protein: MQAKAIAKYIRIAPRKVRLVVDVIRGKNVRDAEDLLRFVPRGASEPVAKVLKSAKANAVNNHDMIEDRLYVAQAFVDAGPTLKRILPRARGRGDILKKRSSHITIILEERNG
- the rpsC gene encoding 30S ribosomal protein S3, producing the protein MGNKINPNGFRLGITKGWNSRWYASKKNYSQLLLEDEKIRNLVEKQLKAAGVARIEIERAGQQVNVIISAAKPGIVIGKGGESIKRLRQDIERLVSAGTVAVNVAEIPNPNTSAPLVALRIAEQIERRFAFRRAMKQAAQRVMESGARGVKVVLSGRLGGAEQARTEKVLEGRVPLHTLRADIDYGTALARTTYGVLGVKVLVFNGEVIGGKTESAARPQRQDRPRRDNEGDRSNRRRPQARRRPGGE
- the rplP gene encoding 50S ribosomal protein L16; its protein translation is MLLPKRTKFRKQFRGRMTGAAKGGDYVAFGDFGLIAEEPAWIRSNQIEACRIVMSRHFRRGGKIYIRIFPDKPVTKKPAETRMGKGKGAVEYWVAVVKPGRVMFEVSGVTEEQAKEAFRLAGHKLPIKTKMVKREVYDEAQ
- the rpmC gene encoding 50S ribosomal protein L29, with the translated sequence MKLSEMRELSGADFDREVQARKKQLMELRFQGAIGQLAQPHQVKLLKREIAQLLTVKAEMERQGSVK
- the rpsQ gene encoding 30S ribosomal protein S17, with product MAKKTLVGVVVSDKAEKTVSVKVERRFMHPLYGKVVTRTKKYAAHDESNEFRIGDRVEILSVRPVSKTKAWKVTRLIERARGVEGGLAEVAGGEA
- the rplN gene encoding 50S ribosomal protein L14; this translates as MIMPQSRLDVADNSGARELMCIRVLNSGIGGKGLTKGGGGNKRYAHVGDIIVASVKDAAPRGAVKAGDVVKAVVVRTTKDIKRADGSTIRFDKNAAVIINNQGEPRGTRVFGPVARELRDRRFMKIVSLAPEVL
- the rplX gene encoding 50S ribosomal protein L24, producing the protein MPSAQQEKAVKLHVKKGDTVMVISGKHKGKSGKILLALPAEQKVVVEGVNIIKKHVKPSASNPQGGIEEREAALHASKVQLVDPETGKPTRTRKQIVDGKKVRVAVKSGKVID
- the rplE gene encoding 50S ribosomal protein L5, which encodes MMTLKDKYNNEVRQQLLQQFGYSSVMAVPRIEKVVINQGLGSSKEDSKAIDKASRELGLISLQKPIVTKAKKSISNFKLRQGMPIGVKVTLRRERMYAFIDKLINVGLPRIRDFRGINPNAFDGRGNYNLGIREQLIFPEITYDMVDAVRGFDITIVTTAKTDEEARALLTAMGFPFRK
- the rpsN gene encoding 30S ribosomal protein S14; its protein translation is MAKKSKIAKQKQREKLVEKYATKRAALKAAGDYAGLAELPRDASPTRLRNRCELTGRPRGYYRFFGVSRIVLREKAHKGELPGVRKASW
- the rpsH gene encoding 30S ribosomal protein S8, which encodes MLSDPIADMLTRIRNATRVYKDSVDVPASKFKEELAKLLVREGYLASVERVRDEGSKFDVLRLGLKYGAKREQVIKHVERISRPGRRAYVAHDSLPRIHKGLGLAVVSTSKGLMADHDARKAGIGGEVICVLW
- the rplF gene encoding 50S ribosomal protein L6, which translates into the protein MSRIGRQPIAVPSNVTATIENGLFRVKGPKGELQVPFNPSLEIKQEGDTLVVNRPSDRPEHRALHGLTRTLVANAVKGVSDGFTINLELKGVGYRARLQGKALELTIGYSHPVVMEPPAGVTFAVPEPTRIDVIGIDKQLVGQVAANVREVRKPDAYHGKGVRFVGEKIALKAGKSGATGGKGKK
- the rplR gene encoding 50S ribosomal protein L18; translation: MSTQRRKLSNRSKVLRAAKGRPRLSVFRSNQHIYAQVIDDTTGTTLAAVASKPLKAGTKTDTAAAVGRAIAEAARAKGVTQVVFDRGSYKYHGRVKALAEAAREGGLDF
- the rpsE gene encoding 30S ribosomal protein S5, whose protein sequence is MTSNRRIERESEFEEKMISINRTAKTYQGGRRFRFAALVVIGDRNGRVGMGIGKSKEVPVAIEKAKAVARKNLITVPVENGTIPHDIVGESTKSRVLLKPAGPGTGVIAGTVPRSIAELAGITNLLSKELGSRNQINVAYAVFDGLKNLRTAKQVQSLKEGGQS
- the rpmD gene encoding 50S ribosomal protein L30 gives rise to the protein MKITLKRSLIGRPKDQIMTVQSLGLKRIGDSREVPNNPAVQGMVEKVKHLLEVSQ
- the rplO gene encoding 50S ribosomal protein L15 translates to MKLNDLKPTPGSRRDRKRVGRGPGGTDKTAGRGHKGQKARSGAGKGQFFEGGRSTLISRLPKRGFSRVGVVFELVNLSSLDRFEANAVVDRAALEAAGLVRKGNRPVKLLARGEVTYALTLHVDAASAKAVQAVEAAGGHVVLPQQAAEQEG
- the secY gene encoding preprotein translocase subunit SecY, producing MLRAFRDALRVPELQRKILFTLLLLMVFRLGSAIPTPGINSAALQDGNNAVLGLLSVISGGNLQQFSIFALGVLPYITASIVIQLLTTTVPALEKLQKEGEEGRRRINQYTRYSAVVLGAVQALIFSVYIINSNPQALSPGWGPTFDTVLIMVLTQVAGIAFTMWLGERITEIGLGNGISLIIFAGIVSRYPIEISSTAELLRTGAVSALAIVAFVAILLIVIGGIVFVYQGERRVPVQYARKQVGGKTYGGQQTYLPIKVNQAGVIPVIFASAIFTLPQLLSSTLQQRAPDVAAFITRYLTLGSPTGILLEVLLIFGFTYLYNSIQFDGRRVAENLRESGGFIPGVRPGAPTAQHLSFISSRISLWGALFLALLTIMPQVVRSVTGIQSFQFTGTGLLIVVGVALDTLKQLEAQLTVRRYDGFISKGRLRGRL
- a CDS encoding adenylate kinase, which gives rise to MRPSQNAVVIFLGPPGAGKGTQAERLSEEFGLVKISTGDILRDHIARGTELGLRVKDIMDRGQLVPDEILTALIREKLASMDRVRVIFDGFPRNVAQARSLDVLLEELGAPIVGVPLLEVPDEELIRRIVERGRLSGRSDDTEEVARQRQLVYREQTQPLIDYYGPRVKVINGLGSLDDVYGQITRALA
- the infA gene encoding translation initiation factor IF-1, yielding MAKRNVREQREGKQRKESDTVRAEGVVTEALPNTTFKVQLDGGHDILAYISGKMRIHYIRILPGDRVVLEISPYDTSRGRIVYRK
- the rpmJ gene encoding 50S ribosomal protein L36 yields the protein MKVRSSVKKICDKCKIVRRHGRVLVICENVKHKQRQG
- the rpsM gene encoding 30S ribosomal protein S13, whose translation is MARIAGVDLPREKRVEVALTYIYGIGPTRAKEILSRTGVNADTRVKNLTETEQATLRDAVERTYKVEGDLRSEIGQNIKRLMDIGSYRGLRHRRGLPVRGQRTKTNARTRKGPRKTVAGKKKAARK